Part of the Cellulomonas taurus genome, GTCCTCGAGCGACTTGCCACGGCGCGCGGCCACGGCAGCCGGCTCCTCCAGGCCCTGCAGCGCCGCCACCGTGGCGTGCACGATGTTGATGGCGTTGGAGGAACCCAGGGACTTGGACAGGATGTCGTGCACGCCGGCGCACTCCAGCACCGCACGCACCGGACCACCGGCGATCACGCCGGTACCCGGGGACGCGGGGCGCAGGAAGACGACACCGGCAGCGGCCTCACCCTGGATCGGGTGGGTGATGGTGCCCTGGATGCGGGGGACGCGGAAGAAGTTCTTCTTCGCCTCCTCGACACCCTTGGCGATCGCCGCGGGCACCTCCTTGGCCTTGCCGTAGCCGACACCCACGGTGCCGTCGCCGTCGCCGACGACCACCAGGGCGGTGAAGCTGAAGCGACGACCACCCTTCACGACCTTGGCGACACGGTTGATCGAGACGACGCGCTCCAGGAACGCGCTCTTCTCCTGGGCGTCCCCGCGGCGGTTGTCGCGGCGGCCGCCGTCGCGACGGTCGCCACCACCCTGCGGTGCGCCCGTGTTGCTGCGCTGAGGAGCAGCCATCAGTGGTTCCTCACCTTCGATGCGGGAAATGCCAGCACAGTCGTGGTCACAGGGCCAGCCCACCCTCGCGGGCGGCGTCGGCGACCGCGGCCACCCGACCGTGGTACTTGTTGCCGCCGCGGTCGAAGACCACCGCGTCGATGCCGGCGGCCTTCGCACGCTCGGCGATGAGCTCGCCGACGCGCTTGGCCTTGGCGCTCTTGTCGCCCTCGGCACCGCGCAGGTCGACCTCGAGCGTGGAGGCCGACACCAGGGTGCGGCCCACGCCGTCGTCGACGATCTGGGCGACGATGTTCCGGTTGGACCGGGTCACGACCAGACGCGGACGCGCGGCGGTGCCCGCGATCTTCTTGCGCAGACGCAGGTGGCGGCGCTTACGGGCGATGTACTTGCCCTTGCCCTTAACGATGATCGCCATGGCTCACTTACCAGCCTTTCCGACCTTGCGGCGGACGTTCTCGCCCGCGTACCGCACACCCTTGCCCTTGTAAGGCTCGGGCTTGCGGATCTTCCGGATGTTGGCGGCGACCTCGCCCACCTGCTGCTTGTCGATGCCCGCGACCGAGAACTTGGTCGGGGACTCGACGGCGAAGGTGATGCCCTCGGGGGCGGTCACGATCACCGGGTGGCTGAAGCCGAGGGCGAACTCGAGGTCCGAGCCCTTGGCGGTCACGCGGTAACCGGTGCCGACGATCTCGAGCTTCTTCTCGTATCCGTCCGTCACGCCGACCACGAGGTTGGCGAGCAGGGTCCGGGTGAGACCGTGCAGCGAACGGGACTGGCGCTCGTCGTCGGGGCGGCTGACCACAAGGGCGCCGTCCTCGTCACGAGCGATCTGGATGGGGG contains:
- the rplF gene encoding 50S ribosomal protein L6; translation: MSRIGRLPVPVPTGVDVNIDGAVVTVKGPKGTLSHTVASPIQIARDEDGALVVSRPDDERQSRSLHGLTRTLLANLVVGVTDGYEKKLEIVGTGYRVTAKGSDLEFALGFSHPVIVTAPEGITFAVESPTKFSVAGIDKQQVGEVAANIRKIRKPEPYKGKGVRYAGENVRRKVGKAGK
- the rpsE gene encoding 30S ribosomal protein S5; translation: MAAPQRSNTGAPQGGGDRRDGGRRDNRRGDAQEKSAFLERVVSINRVAKVVKGGRRFSFTALVVVGDGDGTVGVGYGKAKEVPAAIAKGVEEAKKNFFRVPRIQGTITHPIQGEAAAGVVFLRPASPGTGVIAGGPVRAVLECAGVHDILSKSLGSSNAINIVHATVAALQGLEEPAAVAARRGKSLEDVAPAALLRSQAAGRPEKTEKVGA
- the rplR gene encoding 50S ribosomal protein L18, whose protein sequence is MAIIVKGKGKYIARKRRHLRLRKKIAGTAARPRLVVTRSNRNIVAQIVDDGVGRTLVSASTLEVDLRGAEGDKSAKAKRVGELIAERAKAAGIDAVVFDRGGNKYHGRVAAVADAAREGGLAL